The following are encoded in a window of Torulaspora globosa chromosome 4, complete sequence genomic DNA:
- the YTP1 gene encoding Ytp1p (ancestral locus Anc_2.7) yields MSTKRFHGLILSVLLLQAAAAMEMPDGEEYTRPNIVDAGPKTLHWITSLLLLLVVPSFATALAFAGKIYSSVFLQVLSGVYALLEALVLRFNDGDGIENRTSRGSAWSLLILTWVSVVVGGLATGSGLLARNQKMQKIISHTGEAKLSLLHRALSLATVINGWVKLCLAPVAMFGFCREKHTGQCIAHGIMGSAFVLYGFIYTTVLVVPWLRNSQAPYSQDHIDSWVMCIWGIVNTFTEHRWGREDWSMSDYQHTIMGVIWWCGGILGIFLSRKGRRTFVPSLIIIFTGWAMSEHSQHLFISTKVHYVFGLVLMTGGVLRIVEISFLLKDERAADKIYSLQYLAPFCLVCAGIIFMGANEEQLILVLRLGADHSAYILLLGSAAFMVYFWMLACLEFYLHLIERSQNGFLTKYSNLENAESSQDYELEVVSQEQL; encoded by the coding sequence ATGAGCACTAAGCGGTTTCATGGATTAATTTTGAGTGTACTCCTTTTACAGGCTGCGGCTGCTATGGAGATGCCCGATGGCGAAGAATATACGAGACCAAACATTGTCGATGCCGGACCAAAGACGCTCCATTGGATAACTTCTCTATTACTGCTTCTCGTCGTTCCCTCTTTTGCTACAGCTTTAGCTTTTGCTGGCAAGATATACTCGTCAGTGTTTCTACAGGTCCTTTCAGGCGTCTATGcacttttggaagcattGGTATTGAGATTTAATGATGGGGATGGAATTGAGAACAGAACTTCCAGAGGATCTGCATGGAGTTTATTGATACTTACGTGGGTCTCCGTCGTAGTTGGCGGGCTAGCCACCGGAAGCGGGCTTTTGGCCAGAAACCAGAAGATGCAAAAGATAATATCACACACCGGTGAAGCTAAATTGTCACTTCTTCACCGAGCTTTATCACTTGCAACCGTTATCAATGGCTGGGTGAAGCTTTGCTTGGCCCCAGTCGCCATGTTCGGCTTTTGCAGAGAGAAACACACCGGTCAGTGCATTGCTCATGGCATAATGGGATCCGCGTTTGTCCTATATGGCTTTATTTACACGACAGTTCTTGTTGTGCCTTGGCTCAGAAATTCTCAAGCGCCTTACTCGCAGGATCACATCGACAGCTGGGTTATGTGCATATGGGGTATTGTCAATACTTTTACTGAGCATAGATGGGGCCGCGAGGACTGGAGTATGAGCGACTATCAGCATACGATAATGGGCGTGATCTGGTGGTGTGGAGGAATACTTGGTATCTTTTTGAGCAGGAAGGGCAGAAGAACGTTTGTTCCTAGCTtaatcatcatcttcacGGGATGGGCGATGTCGGAACACTCACAGCACCTTTTCATCAGTACAAAGGTCCACTATGTTTTCGGATTAGTACTGATGACCGGTGGTGTTCTGAGAATCGTTGAGATTTCATTcctcttgaaagatgaaaggGCAGCTGATAAAATATACTCCCTCCAGTACCTTGCGCCATTCTGTTTAGTTTGCGCAGGGATTATATTCATGGGCGCCAATGAAGAACAACTCATTCTGGTTCTAAGACTTGGAGCAGATCATAGTGCCTatattctccttcttggaTCGGCCGCCTTCATGGTTTATTTCTGGATGCTCGCTTGCCTGGAGTTTTATCTGCACTTGATAGAAAGAAGCCAAAATGGATTCCTGACCAAGTACTCCAACTTGGAGAATGCTGAAAGCAGTCAGGACTACGAGCTGGAGGTTGTTTCTCAGGAGCAACTCTAA
- the ZWF1 gene encoding glucose-6-phosphate dehydrogenase (ancestral locus Anc_2.3) — MSEPVKFVKNTVIVVFGASGDLAKKKTFPALFGLFREGYLDPSTKIFGYARSKLNLQELRERIEPYLKKTHGEADNVKVEEFFKMITYVSGAYDTSEGYQKMSKLIEEFESSKEVQEPHRLFYFALPPSVFLTVATHIKTTLYAASGVTRLIVEKPFGHDLESARALQRDLAPLFKEEEIFRIDHYLGKELVKNILLLRFGNTCLNASWNKENIQSVQISFKEPFGTEGRGGYFDNIGIIRDVMQNHLLQVLTLLTMERPVSFDPESIRDEKVKVLKAFAPIDNEDVLLGQYGKSEDGTKPAYRDDETVSKDSKCVTFAALAFKIQNERWDGVPMIMRAGKALNEGKVEIRLQYKAVASGVFKNIPNNELVIRVQPNAAVYLKFNAKTPGLSNATQVTDLDLTYSSRYKDFWIPEAYEVLIRDALLGDHSNFVRDDELEISWSLFTPLLQYLESPDAPTPEIYPYGSRGPHGLKDYLAKHNYQLQDKVSYKWPVTQPEDSEQPKL, encoded by the coding sequence ATGTCTGAGCCGGTGAAGTTTGTGAAGAACACGGTGATTGTTGTATTTGGGGCCTCGGGGGActtggcgaagaagaagacgttcCCAGCGTTGTTTGGTCTGTTCAGAGAGGGATATCTGGACCCAAGTACTAAGATTTTCGGGTATGCCAGGTCGAAATTGAACTTGCAGGAACTGAGAGAGAGAATTGAGCCttatctgaagaaaacgCATGGCGAGGCTGACAATGTGAAGGTGGaggagtttttcaagatgaTCACGTACGTCTCAGGAGCTTACGACACTTCAGAGGGATATCAGAAGATGTCGAAGCTGATTGAAGAGTTCGAGAGCAGCAAAGAGGTACAGGAGCCGCACAGGCTGTTCTACTTTGCTCTGCCTCCAAGCGTCTTCCTTACAGTGGCGACTCACATCAAGACAACGTTGTATGCCGCAAGTGGCGTGACGCGTTTGATCGTCGAAAAGCCCTTCGGCCACGACCTGGAGTCAGCAAGAGCCTTACAGAGGGATTTGGCTCCCCTTTTtaaggaggaggaaatcTTCAGAATTGACCACTACTTGGGTAAGGAGCTGGTCAAGAATATCCTGCTCTTGAGATTCGGGAACACATGTCTGAATGCTTCCTGGAACAAAGAGAATATCCAGAGTGTTCAGATCTCGTTCAAAGAGCCCTTTGGCACTGAAGGGCGCGGTGGCTACTTCGATAACATCGGTATCATCAGAGATGTCATGCAAAACCATTTGCTGCAAGTACTGACTTTGCTGACAATGGAAAGGCCGGTGTCTTTTGATCCAGAATCTATTCGTGACGAGAAAGTCAAGGTGCTGAAGGCCTTTGCTCCAATCGACAACGAAGATGTCTTGTTAGGTCAGTACGGTAAGTCCGAAGATGGTACTAAACCGGCATATAGAGACGATGAAACCGTGAGCAAAGACTCTAAATGTGTGACCTTTGCTGCACTCGCGTTCAAAATTCAGAACGAACGCTGGGATGGTGTTCCTATGATAATGAGGGCCGGTAAGGCCCTCAACGAAGGTAAGGTCGAGATAAGACTGCAATACAAGGCTGTAGCTTCCGGTGTCTTCAAAAACATCCCTAACAACGAACTAGTCATAAGGGTTCAACCTAACGCCGCTGTTTATTTGAAGTTTAATGCCAAGACTCCAGGTTTATCTAACGCAACTCAAGTGACCGATCTGGATTTGACGTATTCAAGCAGATACAAGGACTTCTGGATTCCTGAAGCTTATGAAGTTTTAATCAGAGATGCGTTGTTGGGTGATCATTCTAATTTTGTCAGAGACGATGAATTAGAAATCAGCTGGTCTTTATTCACTCCGTTACTACAGTACCTGGAAAGCCCAGACGCACCAACTCCTGAAATTTATCCATATGGTTCAAGAGGTCCTCATGGCCTAAAGGATTATCTAGCAAAGCACAACTATCAGTTGCAAGATAAAGTTTCTTATAAATGGCCGGTAACTCAACCAGAAGACTCAGAGCAACCAAAGTTGTGA
- the NAR1 gene encoding iron-sulfur cluster assembly protein NAR1 (ancestral locus Anc_2.4), with product MSALLSEEDLNDFISPGLACVRPVETKKTGKDEPTEFEVGKEPSELEKVSISLQDCLACAGCITSSEEILLSRQSHTVFVDAWKNLGDETRLAVSISPQSRISLANYYGMMLDELDLCLANMFKQFFRCKYLVGTQVGRGITISRSNQAIMAARQEPQAVRKPLLSAVCPGFVLYAEKTKPELVPYLLNVKSPQQITGSLLKLSVNEKLYHLAIMPCFDKKLEASRPDGEQEVDCVITPRELVTMFQELGIDLRQYKTQDASLLRSMSPDGWDLTLHWSSNEGSSSGGFAFQYIREMHQLNPQAELLIVEGKNSDVREYRLVDAASDQTLASATELYGFRNIQNMVRKLTQKSAKPRNARLLKNRQTNAAVQKKPEVADLSATDFIEVMACPGGCINGGGLLEGDSTKRKTLVDQLNTRYAQELVPVDPIRMGRHIDTTSVAHNMPYRYQFHPITSRSNDVVSLGNTW from the coding sequence ATGAGTGCATTGCTATCAGAGGAAGATCTGAATGACTTCATAAGCCCTGGATTGGCCTGTGTGAGGCCGGTAGAGACAAAGAAGACAGGCAAGGACGAACCCACAGAGTTTGAGGTTGGCAAGGAGCCAAGCGAATTGGAGAAAGTCTCGATAAGTCTACAGGACTGCTTGGCTTGTGCTGGTTGCATTACCTCCAGCGAGGAAATCTTGCTTAGCAGACAGAGCCACACGGTTTTTGTTGATGCATGGAAGAACCTGGGAGATGAGACTAGGTTGGCGGTAAGCATATCACCTCAGAGCAGGATATCGCTGGCGAACTACTATGGCATGATGCTGGACGAGCTTGACCTCTGCCTGGCGAACATGTTCAAACAGTTCTTCCGCTGTAAGTATCTTGTCGGGACCCAGGTCGGGAGAGGCATAACCATAAGCCGCAGCAACCAGGCTATTATGGCCGCCAGACAGGAACCGCAGGCAGTCAGAAAACCGCTGCTGAGTGCTGTCTGTCCGGGGTTCGTTCTCTACGCTGAGAAGACCAAGCCGGAACTGGTGCCCTATCTGCTGAACGTCAAGTCGCCGCAGCAGATCACCGGGTCTCTGCTCAAGCTTTCTGTGAACGAGAAGCTCTATCACTTGGCCATCATGCCCTGCTTCGACAAGAAACTAGAAGCGTCCAGACCCGACGGCGAACAAGAGGTTGATTGTGTCATCACTCCGAGAGAGCTAGTCACCATGTTCCAAGAGCTCGGCATAGACCTACGCCAATACAAGACCCAAGATGCCAGCCTTCTGCGCTCGATGTCGCCGGACGGGTGGGATCTCACGCTGCACTGGTCCTCGAACGAGGGAAGCAGTTCCGGCGGATTCGCCTTCCAGTACATCCGCGAGATGCACCAGCTGAACCCGCAAGCCGAGCTACTGATTGTAGAGGGCAAGAACAGCGACGTCCGCGAGTACAGGCTCGTCGACGCAGCCAGCGACCAAACACTCGCCTCCGCTACCGAGCTCTACGGTTTCAGAAACATCCAAAACATGGTTCGCAAACTAACCCAGAAGTCTGCGAAGCCGCGCAACGCACGGTTGCTCAAGAACAGGCAGACCAACGCCGCGGTCCAAAAGAAGCCCGAGGTAGCCGATCTCTCTGCCACAGACTTCATCGAGGTAATGGCATGTCCCGGAGGCTGCATCAACGGAGGTGGCCTACTCGAAGGCGACTCCACCAAGCGCAAGACGCTCGTGGACCAGCTAAACACTCGCTACGCACAAGAACTCGTCCCCGTCGACCCCATACGCATGGGCAGGCACATAGACACCACCTCCGTCGCCCACAACATGCCCTACCGGTATCAATTCCATCCCATCACATCGCGGTCCAACGATGTTGTCTCATTGGGCAACACTTGGTAA
- the KEX2 gene encoding kexin KEX2 (ancestral locus Anc_2.6), translating to MKLAGSLLFLLLGSARAHKVPEKDHESRSYFAVESHLEVRELVYQHPEWTYEHPVRGLDNHHVFSIERNGSRARKRELLTDSPDILSVEDLNPQRLHKRLPIPDVPIDSSMLPMKNAEDRLGISDPLFEKQWHLINPSFPGNDINVTGVWYEGITGRGVVAAIIDDGLDYENEDLKDNFSPEGSWDFNDNTALPKPRLSDDYHGTRCGGEIAAAKNDFCGVGVAYDAKVAGIRILSGEITPEDEAASLVYGLDVNDIYSCSWGPADDGRHLQGPSDLVKKALIKGTQEGRDKRGAIYVFASGNGGMFGDDCNYDGYTNSIYSITVGAIDHKGLHPPYSESCSAVMVVTYSSGSGEFIHSTDINDKCSDRHGGTSAAAPLAAGVFSLVLEANPNLTWRDLQYLSILSSQQINEMDGDWQEGSMGKMYSHRYGYGKLDAYSIVNMARSWENVNPQAWYYTSLKEILQETDSTEEVLESVVSISPDDLLKNNFKRVEHVTVTVDIEADIRGTTEVDLISPRGVTSHLGVVRKLDQSQDGFKDWSFMSVAHWGDEGAGDWKLLVRTTVDGNKVKLNNWRLKLFGESIESALAVPFTFGNDAEDTTDSNATETETSATATDEPTDTQATVAPTSTQNASFNEHTLNKFTPSTQAMHYFIALFIVGAALFVLYFLFFVRTRRRIRRSRAETYEFDIIDTDSDHDSSFDSSFRGANGIIPSDNFDDLDFDLSDEDHLVSDPATQPTTQYQPIDQALESPKDSKGDK from the coding sequence ATGAAGCTGGCAGGGAGCTTACTatttctgcttcttgggTCTGCAAGAGCGCACAAAGTACCGGAGAAAGATCATGAATCGCGATCGTATTTCGCAGTTGAAAGCCATCTGGAGGTTCGGGAACTGGTCTACCAGCATCCAGAATGGACATACGAGCACCCTGTGCGGGGGCTGGACAATCATCATGTGTTCTCTATCGAGCGTAATGGCAGCAGGGCTCGTAAAAGAGAACTGTTAACAGATTCTCCAGATATCCTGTCAGTTGAGGACCTGAATCCTCAAAGGCTACACAAGAGATTACCAATACCTGACGTACCTATAGATTCCAGCATGCTTCCGATGAAAAATGCCGAGGATCGGCTGGGTATAAGTGATCCGCTCTTCGAGAAGCAATGGCATTTGATAAATCCCAGCTTCCCAGGAAACGACATAAACGTCACTGGTGTTTGGTATGAAGGCATCACTGGACGTGGCGTTGTGGCGGCCATCATAGACGATGGACTCGATTACGAAAATGAGGATCTTAAGGATAACTTTAGCCCGGAGGGCTCCTGGGATTTTAATGATAACACCGCTCTGCCGAAGCCAAGACTTAGCGATGACTATCATGGAACCCGTTGTGGTGGGGAGATAGCAGCGGCCAAGAACGACTTCTGTGGCGTGGGTGTAGCGTACGACGCAAAGGTCGCTGGAATTCGTATTCTCTCTGGCGAGATAACTCCGGAGGATGAGGCAGCATCGCTTGTATACGGACTCGATGTCAATGACATCTATTCATGCTCTTGGGGGCCTGCAGATGATGGAAGACATTTACAAGGGCCTTCAGACCTAGTTAAGAAGGCGCTAATCAAAGGGACTCAAGAAGGCAGAGATAAACGAGGTGCGATCTATGTGTTCGCAAGCGGTAACGGGGGTATGTTCGGAGATGATTGTAACTACGATGGCTATACAAACTCTATCTATTCCATCACAGTCGGTGCAATCGACCACAAGGGCCTTCATCCGCCTTATTCCGAAAGCTGTTCTGCTGTTATGGTGGTTACCTACTCTTCCGGGTCTGGAGAATTCATTCACTCTACGGATATCAACGATAAATGCAGTGATAGACATGGCGGTACTTCTGCGGCCGCTCCGCTCGCTGCCGGAGTATTTTCGCTGGTCTTAGAAGCCAATCCAAATTTGACTTGGAGAGATTTACAGTACTTATCCATCCTATCGTCGCAGCAAATAAATGAGATGGATGGTGATTGGCAGGAAGGTTCGATGGGAAAGATGTATTCTCACCGCTATGGGTATGGTAAGCTTGATGCATATAGCATTGTCAATATGGCCCGCAGTTGGGAGAATGTGAATCCTCAGGCTTGGTATTATACATCATTAAAAGAGATCCTTCAGGAAACAGACTCAACAGAAGAAGTGCTGGAATCGGTTGTTTCAATCTCACCAGACGATCTGCTTAAAAATAATTTCAAAAGGGTAGAGCATGTTACGGTCACCGTTGACATAGAGGCAGATATCAGAGGTACTACGGAAGTGGACTTGATCTCACCAAGAGGTGTCACTTCGCATCTGGGCGTCGTTCGGAAGCTCGACCAATCGCAGGATGGTTTTAAGGACTGGAGTTTTATGTCAGTCGCTCACTGGGGCGACGAGGGAGCGGGTGACTGGAAACTGCTAGTAAGAACAACCGTTGACGGAAACAAAGTGAAGCTGAACAACTGGagattgaagcttttcgGGGAATCTATCGAATCGGCGCTAGCCGTCCCATTTACTTTCGGTAACGATGCTGAAGATACGACTGATAGCAATGCCACGGAAACTGAAACATCTGCAACTGCGACAGATGAACCTACTGACACTCAGGCGACGGTCGCGCCTACAAGTACTCAGAACGCCTCCTTCAATGAACACACTTTGAACAAGTTTACGCCCTCGACGCAGGCCATGCACTACTTCATTGCGCTTTTCATCGTTGGCGCAGCCCTGTTCGTACTTTACTTTCTCTTTTTTGTCAGAACTAGACGCAGAATACGGAGATCAAGAGCAGAGACATACGAGTTTGACATAATCGATACCGACTCCGACCATGATTCCTCATTCGACAGCAGCTTCCGCGGAGCGAACGGCATTATCCCCTCTGATAACTTCGACGATCTCGATTTTGACCTTTCGGACGAGGACCATCTCGTCAGCGACCCTGCAACTCAGCCTACGACGCAGTATCAACCAATTGATCAGGCTTTAGAATCACCTAAAGACAGTAAAGGGGATAAATAA
- the LAP3 gene encoding bleomycin hydrolase (ancestral locus Anc_2.5) has product MAITSWSYLLTYKRALMARTSSSPMQLLKRSFSSETNSCTMASIDINKINSWNEEFKADQSHLLASTVLKNDDVSKILLNRSRLLQQDVRVFNTSVSTEGAPVTNQRSSGRCWLFAATNQLRLNVAAELNLKEFELSQAYLFFYDKLEKANYFLDQIIDTHEERDGSRLVDYLLTDPTGDGGQYSMLLNLIKKYGLIPKDLYNDLPYSTTSSRAWNSLLKSKLREFAEILRSELALAKDVRELRTSMQKEIFRLMCLFMDIPPVKPNQEFTWTYEDKDKKVHTLKTTPLKFASKYAKLDCSKPVSLINDPRHPYGKLIEIDRLGNVLGGDKVIYLNVDNQVLSDLVVKRLKNNKTVFFGSHTPKFMDKQFGVMDVQLWNYPAINYDLKQSKASRIKYGESLMTHAMLITGCHVDESSGKPVRYRVENSWGKDSGKDGMYVMTQEYFEEYCFQIVVDINELPKNLASKFTSKDEKPIVLPIWDPMGALAQ; this is encoded by the coding sequence ATGGCTATCACCAGTTGGTCGTACCTTTTGACCTATAAAAGGGCCTTGATGGCAAGAACCAGTAGCTCTCCCATGCAACTTCTCAAGCGCTCCTTCTCGTCTGAAACCAATAGTTGTACAATGGCTTCGATTGACATCAATAAAATCAACTCCTGGAACGAAGAATTCAAGGCTGACCAGTCGCATCTGCTTGCCAGCACGGTGCTGAAGAACGATGATGTGAGCAAGATCCTCTTAAACAGGTCCCGGTTATTACAGCAAGATGTTCGTGTTTTCAACACATCGGTCAGCACAGAAGGTGCCCCTGTAACCAACCAACGGTCATCTGGAAGATGTTGGCTGTTTGCGGCAACCAATCAGCTGAGATTGAACGTTGCAGCAGAGctgaacttgaaagaattTGAACTTTCGCAAGCGTATTTGTTCTTCTATGATAAGCTGGAAAAGGCTAATTACTTCCTTGACCAAATCATCGACACCCATGAGGAGAGAGACGGGTCGCGCTTGGTTGACTACCTGCTGACTGACCCTACGGGCGACGGCGGTCAGTACAGTATGCTTCTTAATCTCATCAAGAAGTATGGTTTAATCCCTAAGGATTTGTACAACGATTTGCCCTACTCAACTACGTCGTCGAGAGCCTGGAACAGTTTGCTCAAGTCGAAACTCAGAGAATTTGCAGAGATATTGAGATCCGAGTTGGCTCTTGCGAAGGACGTCAGGGAGCTGAGAACCAGCATGCAAAAGGAGATCTTCAGGCTAATGTGCTTGTTCATGGATATCCCTCCCGTGAAACCAAACCAGGAGTTCACTTGGACCTATGAGGACAAGGATAAAAAGGTTCACACCTTGAAAACGACTCCATTGAAATTTGCCTCCAAGTACGCGAAACTGGACTGCAGCAAACCTGTTTCGCTGATTAACGATCCTAGACATCCTTATGGTAAGCTGATTGAGATTGACCGTCTGGGCAACGTCCTGGGCGGTGACAAGGTCATCTACTTGAACGTGGACAACCAGGTTCTCTCAGATCTGGTTGTCAAAAGATTAAAGAATAACAAGACAGTCTTCTTTGGCTCGCATACACCTAAATTTATGGACAAGCAGTTTGGTGTCATGGACGTTCAGTTGTGGAACTACCCCGCTATCAATTACGATTTGAAGCAGAGTAAAGCCTCTAGGATCAAGTACGGCGAGAGTTTGATGACCCATGCAATGTTGATAACAGGTTGCCACGTTGATGAGAGCTCAGGAAAGCCCGTGCGCTACCGCGTCGAAAATTCGTGGGGCAAGGATTCAGGTAAGGACGGTATGTATGTTATGACTCAGGAGTACTTCGAAGAATACTGTTTCCAAATTGTGGTGGACATCAATGAACTACCCAAGAATCTCGCTTCGAAGTTTACGTCGAAGGATGAGAAGCCAATTGTGCTACCAATTTGGGATCCTATGGGTGCATTGGCCCAGTGA
- the SIN4 gene encoding Sin4p (ancestral locus Anc_2.8): MNHLGQQLVSWSKTGLIAYGDSKSTDANLCVTFLEVVNGTNWRFHPPQRYVLHPQLHEIQPNSAGSSGLISGNAAGGSGHTPNLSAGSNNEKQHPHQFFYNISSVHWNNWFSLPGDMLAVCDEIGNMTMLISGQSPEGPSTIDKLTMLFQDNVYKIYNHVMPMNPISASHPRSRPERKQTKKEYHTTVLDFHWLSSSKPVIVSQFCAFDSSAKTYRNKAQQVPPFSVFHPPFMKYACIAVRKNGQIDFWYQFSNSKDHKKITSQLMSFDNQPGKELDWLMFARITPINDDQSMLITTYSKLSKRLTFFTLHMSWNVNTANPTLLNDPSLKISHILETTLDVVDTEGYVLDLTHLHVLSKSPLEKNSSPEILLVYNIGGTTKSLVKRFRLVKTHLSQAFINILKPDATVNVDESKQMVRSKRYNLLSVGRLVFDSRVLSVTSEMLDSFITFYLQDGSITSYNQSDWILENERLNFQSQEGKFRDILTSILSVGFKYPQLPPTCAIEWMQVSPAMCGIIFKLQKDDTPKFLSIYNDEFTNSAKDTIHATAFAFGFVASIHRQLSSEDLSIACKTHVLKIASTDENRAKEFITTLMACVYSFFNVSPDARKEIMDKMISSRPIQKTMLLQLELGSCFSQSNIYEMARIIMSLRNVLFAFSGVARNLHFAIEQLSNSSIQHPGGSSFQTSFSKQDLVHSLIPISRWFVKFVTFLIQEAILLINNPEERTNTVVLGVLGARMPRTLILSILNEIKKVTQLVTKFPETTYPVLNESSNFLKMVLGESPVNFEKFETFLVDVNSKFTAFNEQQPSSSREPSLLVKAEIPSNVSKIGDFLLAYSNNAVISHIKPASVYFVDTSGLRITNSELFQPALFKLLQPLENGLVIDTEDLPEAYKTSEAFCQINYDAISHDYLTPDELQDRKLKRCSRCGCVTRAGYVIANTKTIVPTSIQTKRWPTIYARICICSGFLYELEL, from the coding sequence ATGAATCATCTAGGACAGCAATTGGTATCGTGGTCGAAAACGGGGCTTATAGCATATGGGGATTCAAAGTCGACCGATGCTAACCTTTGTGTCACTTTTCTGGAGGTAGTCAATGGCACTAACTGGAGATTTCATCCACCTCAGAGGTACGTTTTACACCCTCAATTGCATGAAATTCAACCTAATAGTGCGGGTTCATCCGGGCTGATATCAGGCAATGCTGCTGGTGGCTCAGGCCATACACCAAACCTCAGCGCTGGGAGCAATAATGAAAAGCAACATCCACACCAATTCTTTTATAACATATCATCTGTACACTGGAACAACTGGTTTAGCCTTCCTGGAGACATGCTCGCAGTTTGCGATGAAATAGGCAATATGACTATGTTAATTTCTGGGCAAAGCCCAGAGGGCCCATCAACCATCGACAAGTTAACGATGCTATTTCAGGATAATGTCTACAAAATATACAACCACGTTATGCCAATGAATCCGATATCCGCGTCACATCCAAGGAGCAGGCCGGAGAGAAAAcagacgaagaaggagTATCATACCACCGTTTTAGACTTCCATTGGCTCAGCTCATCTAAGCCGGTTATTGTCTCGCAATTCTGCGCTTTCGACAGTTCTGCGAAAACTTATAGAAATAAAGCCCAACAGGTGCCACCGTTCAGCGTATTTCATCCACCGTTCATGAAGTATGCGTGCATTGCTGTACGAAAGAACGGTCAAATTGATTTTTGGTATCAGTTCTCAAACTCTAAGGACCACAAGAAGATCACATCACAACTGATGTCATTTGACAATCAACCCGGGAAAGAGCTGGATTGGTTAATGTTCGCCCGGATCACTCCGATAAACGACGATCAGAGTATGTTGATAACGACATACTCCAAACTTTCAAAGAGACTAACATTTTTCACGCTCCATATGAGCTGGAATGTCAACACTGCAAACCCAACACTTCTGAATGATCcctctttgaagatatccCACATACTCGAAACAACGTTAGACGTCGTGGACACTGAAGGGTACGTTCTGGATCTCACCCATTTACACGTTTTGTCTAAATCGCCTCTTGAGAAGAATTCTTCACCTGAAATACTATTGGTTTACAACATTGGTGGAACTACCAAGTCCCTAGTCAAAAGATTTCGACTGGTAAAGACACATTTGAGCCAGGCTTTCATAAATATCCTAAAGCCCGACGCCACCGTCAATGTGGATGAGAGTAAGCAAATGGTACGATCAAAGCGCTACAATCTTCTGAGCGTCGGCAGATTGGTATTCGACAGCCGCGTCCTGTCTGTGACATCCGAAATGCTTGACAGCTTTATTACATtttatcttcaagatggtTCTATCACGTCTTACAACCAGAGTGATTGGATCCTGGAGAACGAGCGATTGAATTTTCAGAGCCAAGAAGGTAAATTCCGTGATATTCTGACCTCAATTTTGAGCGTTGGATTCAAATATCCCCAACTGCCTCCCACTTGCGCTATAGAATGGATGCAAGTATCTCCCGCTATGTGTGGGATCATTTTCAAACTGCAAAAGGATGATACACCAAAATTCCTCTCCATCTATAATGATGAATTCACGAATTCTGCCAAAGATACAATTCATGCCACTGCCTTCGCTTTCGGTTTTGTTGCCAGCATACATAGGCAACTTTCGTCGGAAGATTTGTCGATTGCTTGTAAGACCCATGTATTGAAAATTGCAAGCACTGACGAGAACAGAGCCAAAGAATTCATAACTACTTTGATGGCCTGTGTTTATTCATTTTTTAACGTTTCTCCAGATGCTAGAAAGGAGATCATGGACAAGATGATTTCAAGTAGGCCAATCCAGAAAACGATGTTACTGCAATTGGAACTCGGTAGTTGCTTCTCACAGAGCAATATCTATGAAATGGCGCGCATTATCATGTCGCTGAGAAATGTTCTCTTCGCTTTTAGTGGCGTAGCCCGCAATCTTCATTTTGCTATAGAACAGTTgagcaacagcagcattCAACACCCCGGTGGCTCTTCGTTTCAGACGTCGTTTTCGAAGCAAGATTTGGTGCATTCTCTAATCCCCATCTCCAGATGGTTTGTCAAATTCGTGACCTTTCTCATCCAGGAGGCAATCCTACTGATAAATAATCCAGAGGAGCGGACCAACACGGTAGTTCTTGGAGTCCTTGGAGCTAGAATGCCCAGAACATTGATACTTTCAATCTTGaatgagatcaaaaaagTGACACAGCTGGTTACAAAATTTCCCGAAACAACTTATCCAGTATTAAACGAGTCATCTAATTTCCTCAAGATGGTCCTTGGAGAATCCCCGGTgaattttgaaaagttcGAGACTTTTCTGGTCGATGTTAACAGCAAGTTTACCGCTTTTAACGAGCAGCAACCGTCAAGCTCACGCGAACCCTCTCTTCTGGTGAAAGCAGAGATACCATCCAACGTCTCCAAAATCGGGGACTTTCTCTTGGCGTACTCCAACAACGCCGTTATTTCGCACATCAAGCCAGCCTCGGTCTATTTTGTGGACACTAGTGGTCTCAGAATAACCAACAGCGAGCTATTCCAACCTGCgcttttcaagcttctccAGCCGCTTGAGAATGGGCTTGTTATAGACACCGAGGACCTGCCCGAAGCCTATAAGACTTCGGAAGCCTTCTGTCAGATCAATTACGATGCAATCTCACACGATTACTTAACTCCGGATGAGCTGCAGGAcagaaagttgaaaagatgcAGCAGATGTGGTTGTGTTACAAGAGCCGGCTACGTGATAGCCAACACCAAGACCATAGTCCCTACAAGCATCCAAACAAAGCGATGGCCAACCATATATGCGAGAATCTGCATTTGTTCCGGCTTTCTCTACGAATTGGAATTATAG